AAGCGGATTCTCAGCAAAGACCCCAACCAAAGCGTTAACCCAGATGAAGTAGTAGCTATTGGTGCTGCTATCCAAGCTGGTGTACTAGCTGGTGAAGTTAAAGACATTCTGCTACTCGACGTTACCCCACTATCTTTGGGTGTAGAAACCCTGGGTGGTGTGATGACCAAGATTATTCCTCGCAACACCACCATTCCTACCAAGAAGTCAGAAGTATTCTCGACTGCTGTTGATGGTCAAAGCAACGTGGAAATCCACGTTCTCCAAGGTGAACGGGAAATGTCCAATGACAACAAGAGTCTGGGTACTTTCCGCTTAGATGGCATTCCTCCTGCACCTCGTGGCGTACCTCAAATTGAAGTAACCTTCGATATCGACGCAAACGGTATCCTGCAAGTTATGGCGAAGGATAAGGGTACTGGTAAGGAACAATCGATCAGTATTACTGGTGCTTCTACTCTCCCCAACGATGAAGTTGATCGGATGGTGAAGGAAGCTGAGAAGAATGCTTCTGCTGACCGCGAACGTCGTGAGAAGATCGATCGCAAGAACCAAGCTGACTCGCTGGTATACCAAGCTGAGAAGCAAATTACGGAATTAGGCGATAAAGTTCCTGCGGGTGACAAGTCTAAGGCAGAAGGCTTAATCAACGATCTGCGAGATGCTGTTGCCAAAGATGATGACGACCGCATCAAGACTGTGATGCCTGAGTTGCAACAAACTCTTTACACTATCGGTAGCAGCATTTATCAACAAGCTGGTGGCGCGTCTGCTGAACCTACAGGTGCTGGTTCAGACGGTGCTAGTGGTAATGGTCAAACCTCTGGCGGCGGTGATGATGTAATTGATGCCGAATTTTCTGAAACTAAGTAATTAGCTAATAGTTAGTTAAATCAGATGGGTAGCGTAACTGCTACCCATCTTTTTTTGTGCTTTTGATTCCCCCTTGGCTGCGAGGGGGTTAAATTTTTACTTCGCCAACAGTATCCATTGCTACTCAAGGGCGGTAATACTTAACCGCGAATAGTAACTTCTATTGCATTAACATCAACACCAAATGTTTTTGCCAAACCACGTTTTGCTTGTTTAATAGTTAATGGTTGTACTGGATCTAACTTTGTTTCTGGTTTTGGCATTGGCTCAAAATCTAATTGATCAAAACTTTTCCCAAGTTTCTCTTCTAATTCTTGAATTTCTTTGGAACTGAAGTAGCGAACAGGGTAAGGACTGCCTTCACTCCAACAAAAAATGTAGAGACGTTATATATAACGTCTCTACAATGGTTATAGGCAATGCACCTTTAATTTCTGGACTAGGAGTTACTCAGGCTGCTCTTGTGTGGGGAACGCGCCAGGACGTACCGGAATTGTTTGAATTTGTCCATTACGGTTTACTTCTAGTTGCAGCACTCCATTAATCTCACTACCTTCTACGCGCTGCTGGACATCAGCAGCAGATTCAACTGCTTTGCCGTCAATTTTTTGGATCACATCTCCAGCACGAAGACCAGATTTAGCTGCGGGTGAGTTATCAACAACTTTTGCAATCAACACACCTTTATTTGAGGTGATTTTAAAAGGTAAGCCTTGAGATTTATTGACTTCTGCTTTGAGTTCTGAAGTTAGGCTTAACATTTGGATGCCTAAATAGGGATGTTCAACCTTGCCTGTACTAAACAACTGATTAGCAATGCGTTCTGCGGTTTCAATTGGGATCGCAAAACCTAAACCTTGAGCGCCAGCACGGATGGCAGTGTTAATTCCAATAACTTCGCCTTTTGAGTTTAATAATGGCCCGCCTGAGTTACCAGGGTTAATTGCTGCATCAGTTTGAATAAAACTGACTCGCTTATCAGGTACACCTACTTGAGAACTAGAGCGACCTGTAGCACTCACAATTCCCAATGTTACGGTGTTATCTAAGCCTAGAGGGTTACCAATGGCGATCGCCCAATCTCCAGGCGTTAAGTTTTCAGAACTTCCTAGCTTGACGCTAGGCAAATTGGTAGCATCAATTTTGACAACAGCCACATCTGTAACTTGATCAGCGCCCAAGACCTTACCAGTTAAAGTCCGACCATCTTTGAGCGTCACTTTTACGGTATCAGATCCAGCTACCACGTGAGCATTAGTCATCAAACGTCCATCTGCACTGAGAATGAAGCCAGAGCCAGTACCACGCTCTACCCGTTCTTCTGGCGCTGGTGCTTGATTACCAAAAAAGCGACGGAATAATGGATCAGAAAATTCTTCTGGCACTTGCTGGGCAACACTACGAGCAGCATCAATCCGTACTACGGCTGGCCCTACTTGTTCGGCAGCTTGGGCAACGAAATTGAGGTTATCTTTGGCAACACTGGTCTTGGTTGGGGCAAATGGTTGCTGTAGGGCAACTTGAATAGCCTGAGATTGACCATTAGTGTCGGTGTCCTGTGCTTTGATATAGCGACTGCCCAATAATCCAGCACCACCGCCGATAACTAGCAAAGAGACGTAAGTAGCTAGCTGCTTCACAAATGAACTCATAATTGCGCCTAAAGACAGCAAGATGTGATTAGTAGGTTGATCAAATTAAACATAACTTCTTCCGACTACAACTGACGATTGTGAAACAGCCAAAAGTAGTTAAGTTTATTTGTGTGCATCTACTTATCTATAATTTAATTGGTTTCGATAGGGATTCACTACCTTAACAGGTAGACTTTAGGTCTAGCAAGCTTTTTTCGCTCAGAAAAAATTGAGTAATATCATCTGCGGTTTAGCTTGAGAGACGCATGGCGCGTCTGTTGCGATCGCGAGCAAATTAGTTGTTTGTATCTATCCGTGGTTGCTCAGGCGATCGCTAAACTGCCAGAATGATTTTGCTGCTGTATTGGAATCTCAATCACAAACTCTGCTCCTTGACCTGGTTGGGAAATACACCTGATCTGACCCCCATGTTTTTCTGTAACAATTTGGTAACTGATAGAAAGCCCTAGCCCTTGGCCTTCCCCAACAGGTTTGGTTGTAAAAAAGGGGTCAAACAAACGCTTACAGATTTCTTCACTCATTCCACTACCATTATCAGCAATTCGGATAGCTATCCAATTGTTTGCTAAAACTTCTGTGCTGATCCGAATCCAAGGTAAGCCGTCAGCCATTTCCATCTGCGTTTCCAAACCTCCACCATGAGCCTGCTGTACAGAAGTTGTCAGCAATTGACGTACCACTCTTGACTTATAACGAATTTCTAGCGCATCAATAGCATTACTCAAAATATTCAGAAATACTTGGTTTAGTTGCCCTGCATGGCATTCTACAGATGGTAGTTTTGCATACTCTTTAATTATCTGAATTTCTGCACGTCCTGGTTTAGCCTTAAGCTGATTTTGCAAAATTGACAGGGTACTTTCTAGCCCATCATGAATATTGACATATTTCATCTCTGCTTCATCAAGGCGTACAAAGTTCCGCAGTGACAAAACCAAATCTCTAATTCTGTCTGCACCAAGTTTCATTGAACTTAGTAGTTTCGGCAGATCTCTGGTGACAAAATCTAGATCAATATCTTCGGCTACTTCCTGAATTTCTGGCACTGGCTCAGGATAATAATTTTTATATAGTTGCAGCAAGTGAACTATATCTTGAATGTATTGATCTGCATAGGCAATATTGCCATATATAAAATTAATTGGATTGTTAATTTCGTGGGCAATACCTGCTACCAATTGCCCTAAACTAGACATTTTTTCGGTGTGAATTAGTTGAGCTTGAGTTTTTTGTAACTCTTGCAAAGTCTGTTCTAGGCGGGTTGCTTGTTCTCTCAATTGTGATTCTGATTTTCGCAATGCTGTTTCCGCCGCCACACGATTTAAAATATCTTTTTTTAACAGTGCATTTGCTTTTGCTAATTCAGCCGTGCGCTCTTCTACTTGTCTTTTTAAATCATTATGGGATTCTAATAAAGCTAATTCTGCTTTTTTACGTTCAATTATTTCTTCACGCAATAATTTATTACTATTCTTTAATTCGCTTGTTCTTTCATCTACTAGCTGCTGTAAAACTTCAATCACACCGTACATATCTGCTGGATTTAGCACTTGCAGTAAGCTAGTTTGGGAAACAACTCCAACTAATTCCCCACTATCACCAACTACTACTAATCGTCTCACGTGGCGTTGCTGCATTTCTTCATGAACAACCCACAAAGCATCTGTTGGACGTAAACAAAATAACGGTGAACTCATTACGTCTTGAGCTTGCAAGCGCGACAAATCCAACTCTAATGCTCTAAATTGTACAATATCTCCTTCTGTAACAATCCCTACTGGTTTTAAATTCTTAAAATTAGCAGACTCAGATTTATGAATCTTTCCAAAACTTCCTAAATTTTCATCGGGACAAATTTTTAAATCATCAGTAATCACTATGCAGCTAACTTGCTGTTCCGCCATAATCTGGGCTAAACCCATCACAGAAGTAGTCAATGGCGCATGGACTACCTGGGTAGCCATAACATTACTAACAAGTCTCAATCTTGTTAGTAAATTAACAGGTTGTAATACTTTGCGAATACTTTCTTGTGTCACAATGCCCATTATCTGACCATCATCAGCAATAATCGGTAGGTGGCGGATGCGATGCTGACGAAACAGAGCGATAACTGTAAAGATATCGTGAGATGTTGATTGATTAAGGCTAATTAACTGTTTTGGTAAGACATCAGTAATAGTAAGATTTGTTAAAGAAGTACCAGCAGCAGTTAACCTAACAATATCTCGATTGGTAAATATTCCCACCAACTGTTTTTCTTGCACTACTAAGACACACCCAGCAGCATCACTAGCAGCTTCTTCATTTAGTCCTAGTTGGCGGATTAGTGGGTCAAAGTTGGTATTTTCCTCAGCCGCTTCTATTGTAGAATTTGAATTAGGCAGCACACATCTACTTCTTGCCCTACTCATTAGAGCTAAGACATCAGCTAGAAGAATGTCTGGAGCAACAACCAAGGGATGACGGTTAATTGCAGGCTCGATCGCTAATGAGTTAAGGGGCAGACCAGTCTGCTGCATGAGAAATCTTTATACTAATTGCCAATGGCTTATATGCAATTTTACGCTATAATTCATCTCCTTTAGTGGCTATTCTTAATTTTGGATAACAAATGTTTACGTTTGCAAAAATAAATTTATTTACAGGTCTTCAGCACACGCCTGTGCCAGTTTTTTCT
This portion of the Oculatellaceae cyanobacterium genome encodes:
- a CDS encoding HhoA/HhoB/HtrA family serine endopeptidase, with amino-acid sequence MSSFVKQLATYVSLLVIGGGAGLLGSRYIKAQDTDTNGQSQAIQVALQQPFAPTKTSVAKDNLNFVAQAAEQVGPAVVRIDAARSVAQQVPEEFSDPLFRRFFGNQAPAPEERVERGTGSGFILSADGRLMTNAHVVAGSDTVKVTLKDGRTLTGKVLGADQVTDVAVVKIDATNLPSVKLGSSENLTPGDWAIAIGNPLGLDNTVTLGIVSATGRSSSQVGVPDKRVSFIQTDAAINPGNSGGPLLNSKGEVIGINTAIRAGAQGLGFAIPIETAERIANQLFSTGKVEHPYLGIQMLSLTSELKAEVNKSQGLPFKITSNKGVLIAKVVDNSPAAKSGLRAGDVIQKIDGKAVESAADVQQRVEGSEINGVLQLEVNRNGQIQTIPVRPGAFPTQEQPE
- a CDS encoding CBS domain-containing protein, translating into MQQTGLPLNSLAIEPAINRHPLVVAPDILLADVLALMSRARSRCVLPNSNSTIEAAEENTNFDPLIRQLGLNEEAASDAAGCVLVVQEKQLVGIFTNRDIVRLTAAGTSLTNLTITDVLPKQLISLNQSTSHDIFTVIALFRQHRIRHLPIIADDGQIMGIVTQESIRKVLQPVNLLTRLRLVSNVMATQVVHAPLTTSVMGLAQIMAEQQVSCIVITDDLKICPDENLGSFGKIHKSESANFKNLKPVGIVTEGDIVQFRALELDLSRLQAQDVMSSPLFCLRPTDALWVVHEEMQQRHVRRLVVVGDSGELVGVVSQTSLLQVLNPADMYGVIEVLQQLVDERTSELKNSNKLLREEIIERKKAELALLESHNDLKRQVEERTAELAKANALLKKDILNRVAAETALRKSESQLREQATRLEQTLQELQKTQAQLIHTEKMSSLGQLVAGIAHEINNPINFIYGNIAYADQYIQDIVHLLQLYKNYYPEPVPEIQEVAEDIDLDFVTRDLPKLLSSMKLGADRIRDLVLSLRNFVRLDEAEMKYVNIHDGLESTLSILQNQLKAKPGRAEIQIIKEYAKLPSVECHAGQLNQVFLNILSNAIDALEIRYKSRVVRQLLTTSVQQAHGGGLETQMEMADGLPWIRISTEVLANNWIAIRIADNGSGMSEEICKRLFDPFFTTKPVGEGQGLGLSISYQIVTEKHGGQIRCISQPGQGAEFVIEIPIQQQNHSGSLAIA